Below is a genomic region from Constrictibacter sp. MBR-5.
GTAGCTACCTCTTCGACATCAGGTACTTTGCGAAAGCGGCAATGCCGAGGACCACGAACAGCAGGATCAGTATCCAGACCAGCCCCATGGCGCCCATGCCCCACATTCCCTCGTATCCTTCCATCATCATGTCTCTCCTTTTTGCGAGCTTTCCTGTGGCCGAGTACGGCTGGCGGTCTCCCGCGCTGTAACGTCTGTCACCTGTCCGGCGCTCAACAAGCGCTTCAACGCCGATCGGCAGCGCGCCGAGATAACTTTCCATCCGACGGGCAGCAGCGTGATGAACCCGAGCACCAAGACGGTGATGCCGGCACGCCGCCAGTCGCCGGAGGCGATCTCGTCGCCGAAATGCGCCAGCAGAAAGCTCGCTGGAATAATGCCGAGGAAGGTCGCGACGGCGAAGCGCCAGGTTCTGAGCGGCGTCAGACCGGCGGCGTAGCTGATGATGTCGAAGGACAGAAACGGCATCAGTCGCGTCGCGAATACGACGGCCATCAAGGTGTTTTGCGACGCTCCGAAACGGTGCAGCGTGCTTGTGGGCAGTCGTGCGCCGAGCCATGCCCTGAGTGCGTCATACCCGATGAGG
It encodes:
- a CDS encoding VTT domain-containing protein produces the protein MHAETHGAAYGHFWGALYVAVGSEAGALIAFGISRLIGYDALRAWLGARLPTSTLHRFGASQNTLMAVVFATRLMPFLSFDIISYAAGLTPLRTWRFAVATFLGIIPASFLLAHFGDEIASGDWRRAGITVLVLGFITLLPVGWKVISARCRSALKRLLSAGQVTDVTARETASRTRPQESSQKGET